GACACACCTCGCTAGGGATCGGTCTTGGAGTGAAAACtctccaataaccttcttccaagtgcgGCCGCGATGTTGAGCGaaaaacctctcaaaaaccaCAGCGATACCTCTCAGAAACCCTAGCATGACCCCCTCTCAAagttgggaaagaatggagaaaaaagAATCTCTGAAATCGCGGGGCTAAATCACGGCTAAATAGagtggaatcaggcatccacagcCCACATGGATCGACCACGAGACTGTGAAATTTCCATACCAGGCAGtgtggaattctcttttttcgGCGGTTATGAGCAGTACATTCACTGGTAATTTACTACATTGTTTCTTTGCGAGTGCCATGCTATGACATGCTGAAGCCCGAAAAACACTCCCGGAATCCATGttttttcattgaggtaacatcaAGCTGGCTgcacgtttacgtcatagatcagCTTTGCTCTTTTCAATAAACGCCCGTTAGTGAAGACCTTGCTATCAATGCTTAGCGGGAATACTcgaatgtaactgccttcgtgcccctccaaaccattgtgctattttgaatacacggaggttggcacaaattctcgcatcttgaacccgacttatgtctttgcgtttgacccttctcaagattttctccaaatagtgtgttaacgatctacattggtttctttctttaacattcggcttcacagccttatatgcatgaaagtaacacaaatgcacaagtattagtgctaaaacctgataaaagtaatgctcatcataaggaaagaacatttcgcattcttatcacataagcacttatcagtttgcAGTATGTTTCTGTGGTTTATTAGGTTGTTTTTATGATATaaattctagggttttgatgaCGGCTAGACAATGTGTTTTTCTGATATACAAGAATGATACTGCAGAATCAAGATTTTTAAACCTGGAGAATATATGAAGCCTAAGATTCTTTAAAATGATACATACTGAAATTTTAGAATATATTACTCAAAACATGATACCCAAAAAACCTTGAGAATATATACAATCAGATTTTTCCTATTGGTCACAATTGTCATTACTGTCAACATTAGAAGATAACCAAATCTGAAATTTGAAATGAGTTAACACATGACAAATGCATTTCCCTTAATATACTGAAATATGATATGTATACAAAATCtgagttttgaaatttataCAACATTTGAACCGACTGAACTCTTACAATCTATACAAAATCTGAAATAAATTGGTGAATATCATATTGAACTCATCCATAAGCCTAATTTCTCTTCCACAACAATCAATTTGCATCTCTTCATACAATTGGATTCCTTGCATTTAATCCCCTGCCACATTTACATACAGACACATAAAGATAACAATCAATCTATCCAAACTATGTTTGCTActctaataaaattcaatgtgaGAATGAATTCAGATTCACATACAAAATAAGCACcttcaacacaaaaataaaatagtagatTCTATAATTCAAAAGCTGAATAGCAAATTCAAGGGggaaaaataatcaatttcCATTTGACATGAACTAGCTATTATGAAATTTTCGATGCTAATCACACCCCACGCCATGTTTGTACAAAAAACAAATTGAGATTCAAATTTTAGAGTTGCCCGACCCTGCCATCATTTTTGGCCGCAAGGGAAGAATACAGCGGGGTGAGAGGCGAGTAGCCCAATCCTACCGTCATCTTTGGCCTTGAGGGAACGCAATGAGGGAAAAGTGCACTAGCGCTATATCGGTGGAGGGGAAAAAGGGAGAAGAGGGGAAGAGAAAGATGAGAGAGGAGAGCAACCGCCGTCGATGGAAACAGGAAGATCGGTGATCTTGGCGGTGACAACATTGGCAAAGACGCGAGGGAGCCGGCTTTAGACCTAACTACTCTCTTTAAAAGAGATAACATTActttactaattattttattaaaaaaagaaaagaatagctGTCACGTGGGGCAAGATTACTTTACTATAACattactaattattttattaaaaaaaagaaaagaaaaaaagtggtTGCCACGTGGGCCAACCAGGTCATTCGTGCACCGTATTCGGGAAATGAATTCAGTGCATATATCGTTGCTCTTGctcatatatatagattttgaGTAATGATAAATGCACCGAATTCATTTCCAGAATTCAGTGCATGAATGACCTGGCAACcaggtcatttttttttaattttttttaaataatttagcaAAGTTGCTGCACGTGGTGGCCAGCAACTTTGCATcaactttacttttgtttatttttttattcaacccATGAGCATCCTCCCCTCTTCTCTCCTCTCCTCACCACCACCTTGCATCCCTCTTCTCTCCTCACCTTGGGTCGCCGTCGTCGCCGTTAAGCCCCCTATCACCGTTGTCATGCTGAAGTCTACCATCGCCATTATCGCTGGAGAGCCTCTCGTCACTGCTATTGCACTTGAGCCCCATTGTTGTTGTCGCCGTTGAGTCCCCATCTACGTTGTCACGCTTGAGCACCTCTCTACCAATCTTCTCCCTTCCTCCCCATGGACGTTGTCGTCTAGTGTCTTCATTGGCGCAGGCacatacttttttttgtttgtttatttgggATATTTTGTGTTGAGGAGCTGTGATTTAAATTAGATTAGTAGAAATATGATAGATCTAATTCTGCTGGCCCTATCTAACATGAATTTTGCATGCATAATAATCATTAAGATCATCCATCGAAATTACTTTATCAACCTTCATGGGCCATGGCTAGTGTGTCAAATTGATAGTTAGTTAGTGGTCTAATATTTTGTAAACTTttcctatatttatatatttttattagttgaattgaaaaaaaggacaccccatctctctctctctctctctctctctctctctctatgctTATTAATTCATAAAGCTTCATTTGGTGTGAGCTTTTTCCAAACAAATCATTGTAAGTAATTCATATGCATAGGAATTCCAAATTGGATATGTATTTGCCACGGTGTTATTACATCTCCATGCTCATTTGTaaccatttttttctcattaagtaatcaaaaagaattataataaaTGATTAGGATTATTTATTAGTTAAGCTCTCTACGGTATAAAGCCCGACTAGTTGAAgtccattttcaatttttcaacGAAAAAGTTTGAAAGGCAATAGGATGAGAGTTCTAAACTTTTATGTTCAGATCCATGATTAGGATTGACTATCGTCTAGTGTCTTCATTGGCGCAGgtactttttgtttgtttgttttttttttgtttgtttgggatTTTTTGTGTTGTGGAGCTGTGATTTAAAATAGATTAGTAGAAATATGATAGATCTAATTTTGTTGGCCCTATCTAACATGAATTTTGCatgcataataattaatattattaagaCAATCCATCCCAATCttgtatttgattattatttcgTGGATCTAATCAAATATTTGGTTTGCATAGGTTCATAATATCCAAAGTGGTATTTGGTTAAATATGGCAGAATTAGAGATTGGGTCTTCTAAACCAAGCAAGAATGGGATAGAagggtcttctatttttgaaatagtaaataaagaaaaagaaaaaattgtgcACTTTGAAGATTCAATATGTGAAACAATTATTCCTAAGGCCGGTATGACGCTTGACTTAGAAGaagaagtttgtaatttttatgtTGAATATGCTCGGCATGAAGGGTTTGGTATTaccaaaagaacaacaaaatccGGAGATGATGGAAGGTTAAAGTATTACACACTTGCATGTGTAAGAGGTGGCAAAAGAAGAATATCTTCTTCACAAAATTCCTTCAACCGACGGCTATCCACCAAAACAGATTGTCCAGCAAAAATTATGTTATTGTTGGCAATGATGGAAGGTATACTGTATCTCGGGCCCATTTGGAGAACAATCATGCACTCAGTCCCCAGAAATCTAGGTTtcaaaaatgcaataaaaaaattgatacgCATGTCAAGAGAAGACTTGAACTAAATGATCGAGCAGGTATCAGTTTgagtaaaaattttcaatttttagctGTTGAAAGTGGTGGATATGAGAATTTGGCATACACAGAAAGAGATTGTCGGAACTACATTGCGAAAGCAAGGCAAATCAGGCTTGGTGTTGGGGATGCTAATGCACTTGGGGCTTATTTCTCTCGCATGTAATGgagaaattcaattttttttatttggttgataTGGATGATGAGGGACGATTAAGAAATGTGTTTTGGGCTGATGCATTGTCTAGAGCAGCCTATAAATCTTTTGGTGATGTTGTATCTTTTGACACAACATACTTAACAAATAAGTATGATATGCCCTTTGCATCTTTTGTTGGAGTAAACCATCATGGGCAAACCATATTATTCTGATGTGGTTTATTGTCAAAGGATGATACCGAAACCTATATTTGGTTGTTCAAAACTTGGTTGGAATATATGTCCGGGAAGGCCCCAAATGCGATAATTATAGATCAATGTATGGCTATTCAAGGTGCAATTATGATGGTTTTTCCTAATTCTCATCATCGTCTTTGTCTTTGGCATATCATGAAAAAAGTCCCTAAGAAGCTTGGAGGACTGACTCACtacaaagcaataaaaaaaaatcttgaagtcTATTGTTTATGAGGCAATAGATGTGCAAGAATTTGAAGAcatttggttgaagatgataaaagattacaatattaaaaagaatgaaTGGCTAAATTTTTTGTATATGAATCGTCAACGTTGGGCTCCTATATATGTTAAGGGAGTTTTTTGGGTAGGAATGTCTACAACTCAAAGAAGTGAGAGCATAAATGCTTTTTTTGATGGCTATGTTGGGCCAACAACATCCTTAAAGCAATTTgtggagcaatatgataatgcattGAAAAGCAAAATTGAGAAGGAGAACAAGACTGATTTTGCTTCCTTTAACTCAAACTTCTCATTGCTaactgattattattttgagaagCAGTTACATGGAgcttatacaaataaaatttttaagctGTTCCAAAATGAGTTGAGAGGAATGTTATTTTGCAATCTCACACTTATCAACTCAAATGGGCCAGTACATGCATTTCAGGTGACAGACATATTCAAAGGGAAAAAAGGCAGATTCAGAAGGCAAGTGGTGTTTAATGTTTATTACAATGAAGCTGAGTTTGACATCAAATGTTCATgccttttatttgagtttagaggaATTTTCTGTAGACATATATGCAAACTTCTTATTGAGAGGAATGTGAAAGAAATTCCATCTCATTATATTTTACCTCGATGGAGAAAGGATATCGAGCGGAGACATACTTATATGATGAATTGTTATGATGACACACAAACTAATGAACAAATGTGCGCTACACCAAATTGTATTCTCATTTTGCCAAACTTGCTGAAATTGGAGTAGTAACTACtgtaaaatatttattcttgatGAAATGCATGGATGAGGCAATGGAGAAGCTCATGGATAATGGTTGGGAGCAAGAACAACCAATACTTTCAAATGAAGTTCATGAGCAAGAACAGCCAATGTCTTCAACCACGAAGTTCCTAACACCATTGAAGGTGCGTAGCAAAGGACGGCCaccatcaaaaagaaaaaagtcaaaagttgaagaattaattactaaaaataaaaaaaggtattcatttttatatcattttatttttaattttatttttttatccaaattatgttaattatttcaGAAATCTCAAGCAAAGGGGAATACTCAAACCCATAATGAAGCACTAGCAGAATTTTGTACTCAAGAAAGTGTTGTAATGTTATGTcaattaatatttgtattttttatgaaCTTGCATAACATTTTAATCTAAAATGTTGGAATACATTCTTTTCTCTcaggtgaattcaaattctctCCCTAATATGCTGAATATGCATGTTGATAGCTCCACAACGCAAACTATTGccattgatttttcttcaaagataatttatatttcatggttgaaaaaaaattgttatgatTGTAAGTATAtccctttttaaattttttttttgtgtgatgATGCATGTTGAAATTTGTTCTTCAGGGATGCTAAAGCCATTTGTAATGTTGCTAATTTGTGGTTCAGAATTTGGAATGAGAATCTACTGGTTCTAGATTGTTGCTAATTTGCTAATTTGCTCATGTTTGATTTTGTCCTTGGATGTGGCATAAAATATCTTAGCACCGGAGGGTGTGTGACCTGGTAACCAATAAATAAGCAcaaattgtttataattattgaaGATGCACTTGCTGGTTTAACCAggcatacaaaaaaaattaagacaagaagctatatttttcaattaagttGCAAATCGACAATTCAACAAGGGAAAAGCAAAAAAGCCATGTGGGTAGCTCAATTGGGATGCATTGAGACAGGTTTACAAGAAAGACTATCCAGCAAACTTAGCCCCATGACAGTGGAAACGATGGAGCTCACAGTGACAGGGGTCATTGGTGCACCGAATTCGGGAAATGAATTCCGTGCATTTATCATTACTCATAGATtgatattcaaataatttttaaaatacaaaaaataaaaaaaatcaaaattgctGCACAGTTTCATTTGTCACTCACATTCTCGAAACTCCCAAAGCTCGATTCCATTTCAATGGCGATGGCGGCCACCTCTCTCGGCACCTCCAGGATCCCCTTTCCCCCTTCCaccctccaaaccctaacccgtGGACTCCCCTCCATCTCCTTCCTTTCTCTTCCCAAACCCTTCTTCTCCACCTCctctgtttcttcttcttcttcttcttcttcttcttctgcctTGCGGTCCACCGTCTTCAATCACACCAGACGTCGCCGCCTCATCTCCGTTCGCGCAGGAACCGAGAATGGACCTGGTGATTCCAAGCGTTTTGATTTCGATCTCTTCACTATTGGCGCTGGAAGTGGTGGTGTCCGTGCCTCTAGGTTTGCGGCGTCGTATGGTGCTACTGTGGCCATTTGTGAGCTTCCTTTCTCGACGATATCGTCGGATAATTCTGGAGGGGTTGGTGGAACGTGAGTTTCTTTTGTTCTGTTTGCTGTCTTTGTTGGGACTGTTTATGCCTCTATTTTGgaatttattactattttaagGATGTATGTGTTAGAACCCTAGAACGCTGCTATTAGAAATCTAAGGTATACTGATAACAACTTGAAGCTGTTTTggaattaattttcttaatttagtaTGTCATGCTTTGTATTTGGGCATTGGGAATCTGGAGGGCTTTAGCAAGCTGTCACAAAGGACTCTGCCTTTGTAGCATGAATATGAAagaggcatttaaaaaaaaagtttgaatgacaattctaatttataataatagttGTTGAAATTCATCTTAGAGGTAGGATGTAATACATTAGTTTATCAGCATCCTTTGGGATAATCAATTTGCAGCAGATATGATGACCATAATCAGCTATAGAATGCTAGCACATTAGTTTCGGTAATCCTTGAGCTTTTTAATGCTTTTGCTATGAATTTTCTGCAGACCATTTTTAGATGGAATTCAGATGAACTTTTTGGGTATCTGAAGATATATAAAGCAAATGTATGTGAGAATGTATGTTTTCTTAGTGCCATGCAGGTCTTCTAAGCACTAATTCAAACTTCATCTTATTCCCAACAATACTTTGTTTGAACACATGTATTTTAACAACTTAGTAAGGGTGGGGTTTGACATTGGGATGGTCATTTGCTGATAACTTAGTTTTCTTCTGGTTTTAAGGTGGAAATCAAAATAGTTTCCACAAGATTGCTTCATTTCAGCCTTGCCTCATTCCCCACTACAAGTGGCTTAATTCTGCCAGTCTTTGTAAGGAATAATGTTTTATGTAAGTTTTGTTTATCATATCTCAAATGTTTCCCTAGAATCAATTGCtgcatattttctttaattcatCCCCACCCATTattcattcttttaattttgtagttAGATTTCTATGTTGAATCATTGAACATAAAGTACATTTTCTTGTTTCCTCAATATAGTTGTGTGCTTCGAGGATGTGTACCCAAGAAATTACTGGTCTATTCCTCCAAATATTCTCATGAGTTTGAAGAGAGTCATGGCTTTGGATGGAACTATGAGGTTGATCCTGAGCATGATTGGAATATTTTGATGGCCAACAAGAATGCTGAGCTGCAACGACTTACTGGGATTTACCAGAATATTCTGAAAAATTCCGGAGTTACATTAATTGAAGGTCGTGGAAAGGTTGGATGATGTTCTGGGACCAGGTTATTGTAGGGAATTTTAATGCTGAAATGATAATTATAAGCCGATGCAAATATGGTTTTATTTGTTGTCAATCTAATTTTTGCAGATAATTGATCCGCATACTGTTGATGTGAATGGAAAACTTTACTCTGCTAGACATATACTAGTATCAGTTGGTTCACGACCCTTTATCCTGGACATTCCTGGAAAAGAGTATGCTATTGATTCCGATGCTGCGTTAGATTTGCCTTCAAAACCTGAAAAGATTGCTATAGTAGGAGGTGGGTACATTGCTTTGGAATTTGCGGGGATCTTCAATGGGTTGAAAAGTGATGTCCATGTTTTTATCAGGCAAAAGAAAGTGCTAAGAGGGTTTGATGAGGAGGTAGGTAACTTATATTTTGtcaattgttgtttttatagttttacaagatttaatgaaataatttttttcctcctCTCTTGTGAATTTGTAGATTAGAGAGTTTGTTGCCGAGCAGATGTCTCTGAGGGGTATAGAATTTCACACAGAGGAGTCCCCACAAGCCATTCTCAAAGCATCAGATGGTTCATTTTCACTGAAGACTAATAAAGAGACCGTTGATGGGTTCTCCCATGTAATGTTTGCGACAGGTCGAAGACCAAACACAAAGGTTGCATATCTTCTAGACTTTTTTTCTGATTCAGAAACAGTGGGTACATATTCTCATGTGGTAACTGTGCCTTTTTCCTTAAATATGGTGCAGAATTTGGGACTAGAAGAAGTTGGTGTTGAATTGGCCAAAAATGGAGCCATAGTGGTACATGTagttttgtcatttttatttttattatttactatttagaGAACTGTTTTAATTCTCTTATTGTTGATCATATTATggtaatatcttatttttaatgacTAGGTAAATGAATACTCTCAAACAGCTGTGGATTCCATTTGGGCTGTTGGAGATGCTACTGATAGAATAAACTTGACTCCAGTTGCACTAATGGAAGGGATGGCATTTGCAAAAACTGTGTTTGGCGGTGAACCTACAAAGCCAAATTATAGGTTTGTTTACTTTACATTAAATGgaaatgattaattttaatgaagcttcatatatgtttttacctaaacatatatattagtgAAAATTCACATCTATTAAGACTAGAGAATATGAACTATGTTAAGACTATAAAGGACAATACCTTGAATATGTTAAAGTTTCAGGAGAAGTTGGCTATATCATGTCAGGATAGAACTAGGTGAAGTAATAAGTTGATATAAGAGGGACTAATATAGTATACCATAGATATAGACTATATGCTAACATGTCTATGGCCCTATCTCATGTCCAACATAGGTCAGTCACGATAAGTTTTTCATCAAGATGTTTGTTAACCACCAAGTATTGGCACATGTGAAGCAAATTGGAGaagcacaacaacaataattggAGCAGTTTCATGTGGCCAAATGTGGACAATgtggagaaaagaaaatttgctttttttatttttatttttaacctcTCTTTAGAATGAAAGTGTaggaaacattttttttttagaaggaAAGGAAAGAACAAGAAATGTTAGTGGTCGGGAACCtactaaaaataattgaagatgAATGAAGTAAgtgggaaaaaaagaaatggtgCTTAACTCAATACATCTGGTTTTGCATTTGCATTGAAAGTTTTGATGTTACACTTTACTTTGGCTCtaaataaggaaagaatgaaGGGCTGTTGAAGGGAGTAAaattgagagaagaaaaaggaaataataaagATATAAGACAGTGTACCTCTACAGTTTGTACTGATGGTGAATAAAATGGAAATTGAAGACACACCAGTAATCCTGGCTCTACTGTTATATTTAGAATAGAGAATATGAGCTAGGTTAAGATCATTTGGATGAGTCTTTGAACATATGCAGGTTAAAAGAGAGGATGCCACCCTCTGTTCAGATACAACTATCTAGAGTAACAGCCTAATATCAAGGGATAGCCTAAacaactataaaaatataaggcTTTATAGTAATAAATTTAACAACATCAATGTTATAATGCTTTCTTAGACTTAACCAAagaatattattgttttatcaattatttatttatttttttgataccCCAAGAGTAAGgttgatataaatattaattgctAGGGTAAGATACTAGCTGAGCAGGCAAATACATCTGGCATATTACTTTAAATATCCTGGGTGGACTTTATATTTAGCCAAGTTGGTTTTATCTTATAagttacacttctatcacacaacatatgtggtactatatttccaaaaGGCGTTATGATGGAATTGACTGTTGGAAGGATTATGGTGTTGCTAGTAGTTGTTCATTTTGAATTATTGTATAACTTAAGTGACACAATAaaggtttttgttttcttcttttaatcaCTGATATATGGTATGGATTCATGGTTGGGAACTAATGATTGGTTCGGTCTACAACAATTTTGGATTGcctcataaaaatcaaattgtaTCTGGTgttatatatgttttctttgatgATCTTCTAATTATCAACTTGTTACGCCCAACTCAACAAATCTAGTCTTTCAAGAaaagttttcttctctttaagccttaagaatgaaaaccaaatatAGGTATTGAAGTACAGGTGCGTTGTCACTTCTTCTAGTTCAAGTGGCATATGAAACAAGGAAGGGAGGAGCTTTATGGGCTTGATAACTCAAGCCTTAATACTTACCATGCTTTTTGTGTAATTCATATAGACCTCTGTCAGCACTCAAGGCTCTACCATTTGTCAGCAGCATacccttttcttttaaattaatgaCAGTTGCAACATGGAGCTTCTGTCAGCTAGGAAATAGATGGGTCTTATATTTATTAAGATTTGTATGGAATTGTCTGGTATTAAGAAAAGTGGTTGTAACTAATCTTCAAGGGGAAACTTTCGAGTCTTAGTTGAATGAAAATTAACAAGGAAGAACAAAAGGGTGGGCATGAAGGGTATAGGACAAATAGAAATGAGttacattgtttattttattttattttgtaacaaTAGAAAAGTTTGATCTCCacttttgtttggcaaattgTAAAAGGTTTAACTGAAACATTTATGCAAGTGCTAAAATTTGAATGTCAAGTTGATTACTAGTATTAATGTTGCCTTATTTAGAATACCAAATCTCTAGAATGTAGTTCTTTCTGGTAGATGGCAATAAACGTTGTCATGGTTGAAAAGGACTATATTGTTTGGAAGATGCCAATGAACGTTGTCATGGTTAAAGGACTATATAGTTCTTTATAATGCCTTTTTTTGTGCCAATCCCATTTTCTGCATCCAACTAAACAAATGAAATCAGTTTTCCCTCCCCTCATTTCCCtgttcatataaaaaatatcccTTGAACCAGAACACCCTGGAGGACTGAATTACACCTCGAAAGTTATCCACAGATTGCAGAAATTAAAGAAGATTAACAGAAAAAGGCCTTAGTCTCTTAGTATAAAGTTTCATTGGGCGATGCCCATATGCTTGCTCCTCTATCCCTGAGCTTTTAGAGTTAAAACCCATTCTTATGTTTATTAGTAACTTTGATCTTCTCAAAACATTTGACATCAAAATCCTTGATTTCGGCATTGCTATGATGAGGACTATTTTTTACCTTGctgttgaatcaaaacccaaggTCCAATAGCTGACGTTAATGCTGCTTATGTTAATATAGGACAAAATGGTTGATAAAATTATGAACTAGTTATGAATCTTGAGAGAAATAGAGCTGCTTTTGTCATTGCTTGTTCTGTGAATTTCATTGCAGATCTACTTTTTGGTACTCCATCTTAACCGTTCATATTTTGGATACATATTCACTAAAATATTGATGCTCCTGAATCATATCGAAATTGAGAATAGtatatattatgaattaaaaccatagaaaaagTATGCTCCCTCATGTGTTTATGGGAATTCATGCATAACTGTGTCAAAGTTTTTTGCTTTGGGGAACTTGTCCAGTTACATGTGTAAACATTAGGATGGGACATGCATGAAGATTTGACATCATAGCCTATGTTCAGGTTTACAGTATATTGATTTCAGCATTTTTGCATTAGCTTAACCCAATTGCATtaggttttgcttcaaaataaattataattcttGTGTACTCAAAGATTCTCAACCTGGtgtttttgtaatttgtgaCAGTGCAGTACCATCAGCTGTGTTTTCTCAACCACCAATCGGGCAGGTTGGTCTTACAGAGGAGCAGGTAATGCAATGTTTGACATCTAggatttatttgaattatttaatgtGGTTCATGTTGATACCCTCAAATGATTCAGGCAATTCAAGAATATGGCGATGTAGATATTTTTACAGCTAACTTCAGGCCATTGAAAGCCACTCTCTCGGGTCTTCCTGATCGTGTCCTAATGAAACTAATCGTTTGTGCAAATACCAAAAAAGTTTTAGGAGTGCACATGTGTGGGGAGGATTCTCCTGAAATTATACAGGTCGCATTTTTTCCCCCACATTGAAACCTTTtcattctcttttattttattttttcaatatccACCATCATTACACAACGTTTACATTCATCTTCAGGGTATTGCTATTGCAGTTAAAGCCGGATTAACAAAAGCAGATTTTGATGCCACAGTTGGCATTCACCCTACTTCTGCAGAGGAATTTGTTACAATGAGAAGTCCAACTAGAAAAATCCGGAGAAGTCCTGCTTCTGAGGTTTGTCTCAGAATGCCATTTATCTGCGTCAGATAGTGGAGTTTTTTGAATACTTGTTGGTTTATTGATTAGAAGTGTAATGAGTACTCCCGTGGTGGTTTCTTGAACCAAATAGTTTATGATTGCCTTCACATTAGCGGTTAATGTTTATTGCTCTTTCTGATATTAGTTTGACTGTGGCTTTTCTTTCACACTTTTTATGCCTACTTTTAGGGAAAGACTGAGGAGATAAAATCTGCGGCGTAGAAGTTTAGAACTGGAGGCaggtataaaaaaatttgcttGCTAAAATAATGCCCTCCGTGGGACTGtcataatttattgatatatgTTTCTGATGCCTTGAAGGGATATATGATATGAAGAAAATGCTGTGAAGAGGCTGCTATGAGGAATGGATATGGGTGTTTGTTAATATCTGCTGTTGCTGTTGAGTAGGGGGCCGAGAAGGGAGATGATGATGGTTTTGTTGCTGAGAAATTGACTGTTGAGAAGGGAGTTAGTGGAGAAGCAGAGTTGGAGGGAGGATTAAATGAATAGATGGTAGTTATCGATGAGTCAACAGTTAGTTGAGGTGGCGGGTTGTTATTGGCTGCTGGAGCATTATAAAGAGCGCTGGAGCATGATAAGGGGATTCATTTGTAGTCT
This genomic window from Dioscorea cayenensis subsp. rotundata cultivar TDr96_F1 chromosome 20, TDr96_F1_v2_PseudoChromosome.rev07_lg8_w22 25.fasta, whole genome shotgun sequence contains:
- the LOC120251680 gene encoding glutathione reductase, chloroplastic-like isoform X2; amino-acid sequence: MAMAATSLGTSRIPFPPSTLQTLTRGLPSISFLSLPKPFFSTSSVSSSSSSSSSSALRSTVFNHTRRRRLISVRAGTENGPGDSKRFDFDLFTIGAGSGGVRASRFAASYGATVAICELPFSTISSDNSGGVGGTCVLRGCVPKKLLVYSSKYSHEFEESHGFGWNYEVDPEHDWNILMANKNAELQRLTGIYQNILKNSGVTLIEGRGKIIDPHTVDVNGKLYSARHILVSVGSRPFILDIPGKEYAIDSDAALDLPSKPEKIAIVGGGYIALEFAGIFNGLKSDVHVFIRQKKVLRGFDEEIREFVAEQMSLRGIEFHTEESPQAILKASDGSFSLKTNKETVDGFSHVMFATGRRPNTKNLGLEEVGVELAKNGAIVNEYSQTAVDSIWAVGDATDRINLTPVALMEGMAFAKTVFGGEPTKPNYSAVPSAVFSQPPIGQVGLTEEQAIQEYGDVDIFTANFRPLKATLSGLPDRVLMKLIVCANTKKVLGVHMCGEDSPEIIQGIAIAVKAGLTKADFDATVGIHPTSAEEFVTMRSPTRKIRRSPASEGKTEEIKSAA
- the LOC120251680 gene encoding glutathione reductase, chloroplastic-like isoform X1, yielding MAMAATSLGTSRIPFPPSTLQTLTRGLPSISFLSLPKPFFSTSSVSSSSSSSSSSALRSTVFNHTRRRRLISVRAGTENGPGDSKRFDFDLFTIGAGSGGVRASRFAASYGATVAICELPFSTISSDNSGGVGGTCVLRGCVPKKLLVYSSKYSHEFEESHGFGWNYEVDPEHDWNILMANKNAELQRLTGIYQNILKNSGVTLIEGRGKIIDPHTVDVNGKLYSARHILVSVGSRPFILDIPGKEYAIDSDAALDLPSKPEKIAIVGGGYIALEFAGIFNGLKSDVHVFIRQKKVLRGFDEEIREFVAEQMSLRGIEFHTEESPQAILKASDGSFSLKTNKETVDGFSHVMFATGRRPNTKNLGLEEVGVELAKNGAIVVNEYSQTAVDSIWAVGDATDRINLTPVALMEGMAFAKTVFGGEPTKPNYSAVPSAVFSQPPIGQVGLTEEQAIQEYGDVDIFTANFRPLKATLSGLPDRVLMKLIVCANTKKVLGVHMCGEDSPEIIQGIAIAVKAGLTKADFDATVGIHPTSAEEFVTMRSPTRKIRRSPASEGKTEEIKSAA